One Cryptosporangium aurantiacum DNA window includes the following coding sequences:
- a CDS encoding HIT family protein, with protein MATIFTRIINGELPGRFVWQDEHAVGFLSIAPIRPGHTLVVPRQEIDQWTDAPAELITHLTTVTQTIGQAVKEAWDAPRAALIIAGFEVPHLHLHTFPVWGLDDFHFEKADPNPDPAAMDEAAERIRATLEKNGYGAQAR; from the coding sequence GTGGCGACCATCTTCACGCGGATCATCAACGGTGAGCTTCCCGGGCGGTTCGTCTGGCAGGACGAGCACGCGGTCGGATTCCTGAGCATCGCGCCGATCCGGCCCGGCCACACGCTGGTCGTGCCGCGGCAGGAGATCGATCAGTGGACCGACGCGCCTGCGGAGCTGATCACCCACCTCACGACCGTGACGCAGACGATCGGGCAGGCCGTGAAGGAAGCCTGGGACGCGCCCCGGGCGGCTCTGATCATCGCCGGGTTCGAGGTGCCGCACCTGCACCTGCACACGTTCCCGGTGTGGGGGCTGGACGACTTCCACTTCGAGAAGGCCGACCCGAACCCCGACCCCGCCGCGATGGACGAGGCGGCCGAACGCATCCGGGCGACGCTGGAGAAGAACGGGTACGGGGCGCAAGCACGATGA